A part of Rhodamnia argentea isolate NSW1041297 chromosome 8, ASM2092103v1, whole genome shotgun sequence genomic DNA contains:
- the LOC115732558 gene encoding UPF0481 protein At3g47200-like encodes MDTPLLSPTTETYGTSETCGTVLPLPPQLDPNEIDWIVPVNDNKQPSIYRVPAFITNLSPNAYRPQVVSFGPYHHNDVQLRPMEEHKNRALDHFLNRSQKTREPFLESLRKVARNLEESYDALDPKWKDGAGDQFLELMITDGCFMLEIMRIAVEVEEEKNDYAPSDPIFSTHRMAYITPYIRRDMLMLENQLPMLVLECLVTVERDGKEREGYINELILNFYFPNTGVRRMDRFLHVMDVFRKGLLTPEKVQNGPEAGGDEIIRSATELEEAGIRFKKSHTRSLEDVSFGGGVLRLPVIKVDDATESMFLNIMTFERLHIGAGTEVTSYVTFMDSIINNEGDVALLHTNGIIQNALGSDKAVAELFNSLCKEVTLASNYSFDAVQKKISTYCEKPWNRWRANLNHTYFKNPWTILSLIAAILLFAIAIIQTVYALLTYY; translated from the exons ATGGATACTCCTCTTCTATCCCCCACAACAGAAACTTACGGAACCTCTGAAACTTGTGGAACCGTGTTACCCTTGCCGCCCCAACTGGACCCAAACGAGATCGACTGGATCGTCCCAGTCAACGACAACAAGCAACCGTCCATCTACAGGGTCCCCGCCTTCATCACCAACCTCAGCCCCAATGCCTACCGGCCGCAGGTTGTCTCTTTCGGCCCCTACCACCACAACGATGTCCAACTCCGTCCAATGGAGGAACACAAGAACCGCGCACTCGACCACTTCCTGAACCGTTCCCAGAAGACCCGCGAGCCCTTCCTCGAGTCCCTGAGGAAGGTGGCACGGAACCTTGAGGAAAGCTATGATGCACTGGACCCAAAGTGGAAGGATGGCGCAGGGGACCAGTTCCTGGAGCTCATGATCACGGACGGCTGCTTCATGCTCGAGATCATGAGGATCGCTGTCGAGGTAGAGGAGGAGAAGAATGACTATGCGCCCTCTGACCCCATCTTCAGCACCCACAGGATGGCATATATAACGCCGTACATAAGACGGGACATGCTGATGCTGGAGAATCAGCTGCCGATGCTAGTGCTGGAATGTCTGGTCACAGTCGAGAGAGACGGCAAGGAG CGTGAGGGTTACATCAACGAGCTCATCCTCAACTTCTACTTCCCCAACACCGGCGTCAGACGGATGGACAGATTCCTGCATGTCATGGATGTCTTCAGGAAAGGCCTGCTGACGCCCGAGAAGGTCCAGAATGGGCCTGAGGCTGGTGGCGACGAGATTATCCGGTCGGCCACCGAGCTGGAAGAGGCGGGGATCCGTTTCAAGAAGAGCCATACTCGCAGTCTCGAGGACGTCTCCTTTGGCGGAGGGGTCCTGAGGCTCCCCGTCATCAAGGTGGATGACGCCACCGAGTCCATGTTCCTCAACATCATGACCTTCGAGCGCTTGCACATCGGGGCTGGGACCGAGGTCACATCCTACGTCACCTTCATGGACAGCATCATCAACAATGAGGGGGATGTCGCGCTGCTCCACACCAATGGCATCATCCAGAATGCCTTGGGGAGCGACAAGGCGGTTGCCGAGCTGTTCAACTCGCTGTGCAAGGAAGTGACGCTCGCATCCAACTACAGCTTTGACGCCGTGCAAAAGAAGATCAGCACATACTGCGAGAAGCCCTGGAACAGGTGGAGGGCTAATCTCAACCACACCTACTTCAAGAATCCTTGGACTATATTGTCTCTCATCGCCGCCATCCTCCTCTTCGCAATCGCCATAATTCAGACCGTATATGCTTTGCTCACCTACTATTGA